From the genome of Rhizobium leguminosarum, one region includes:
- a CDS encoding nitrilase-related carbon-nitrogen hydrolase, with protein MIATVRGAASDGAALHILYRERMPVPVRCGDRGDGSRRAVAPPGDFFANPVVSSSTSRAAPLICYEQLIVWPVLQSMLHDPDFIIAIGNGWRTEGGIAKLFDRRFSGIERG; from the coding sequence ATGATCGCAACGGTGCGTGGCGCTGCCAGTGATGGCGCCGCGCTGCATATCCTCTATCGCGAACGCATGCCAGTTCCCGTTCGATGTGGCGACCGTGGCGATGGTTCGCGGAGAGCGGTGGCGCCCCCGGGGGACTTCTTTGCAAATCCGGTCGTTTCCAGCAGTACCAGCCGGGCAGCACCGCTGATCTGCTACGAGCAACTGATCGTTTGGCCTGTCCTGCAATCTATGCTGCACGACCCGGATTTCATCATTGCCATCGGAAACGGCTGGCGGACCGAAGGGGGTATTGCCAAATTGTTTGACCGCCGCTTTTCGGGTATCGAGAGGGGATGA
- a CDS encoding GNAT family N-acetyltransferase — MANDYGVKFVPEYEMDAQTTAQVTALLDESFPDTFEGRTYFKQLPHFRYLVFEGETVIGQVGVDHRVIRAGGKIVRIFGVIDLCVTPAHRGAGVAGNLLKHVERLAAASNVDFLVLMGDVDSLYIANGFRHVDPAMTKWLAVEDVESVAVIERDLSQCFLVKPMRGENWNIGQIDMLGYLF; from the coding sequence ATGGCAAACGATTATGGTGTGAAATTTGTGCCGGAATACGAGATGGACGCGCAAACGACGGCGCAGGTTACGGCTCTCCTGGACGAGAGTTTTCCCGACACCTTCGAGGGCAGGACTTATTTCAAGCAACTGCCGCACTTTCGCTATCTGGTGTTTGAAGGCGAGACCGTCATTGGCCAAGTAGGTGTCGATCACCGTGTCATTAGGGCGGGTGGAAAGATCGTCAGGATCTTCGGAGTCATTGATCTTTGCGTTACGCCGGCACATCGCGGCGCCGGTGTCGCGGGAAACCTATTAAAGCATGTCGAACGTCTGGCGGCTGCATCCAATGTCGATTTCCTAGTCTTGATGGGAGACGTTGACTCGCTCTACATCGCGAACGGTTTTCGGCACGTTGATCCGGCGATGACGAAATGGCTCGCCGTCGAGGACGTCGAGAGTGTGGCTGTCATCGAGCGCGACCTTTCGCAGTGCTTCCTTGTCAAACCGATGCGAGGCGAAAATTGGAACATCGGTCAAATCGATATGTTGGGATATTTGTTCTGA
- a CDS encoding omptin family outer membrane protease, protein MFCDYFHSLKGSTQPASQRHGDTGPSTPVACAADNSDATKRRYEAKKVRPKTEALDETRGQLMKRVITGSAVTSCLLVATPSLAAANNALFSSDDGNIVVFGGLGLANIKAQEFGYEGDRKLSQLNWESKGMTLFTVGVDAHIDNDWSLKGNVEIGTGGNGHMVDYDWDSGEHDDWSDRSIHPLTELDHYVAGAIQLNRIIYGNETSSIAVGAGVQYTDVKWTAYGGSGIYSSKGGFRNDPWKDPDWERGISYQQRIPIGFLSLSGEYNFGDLTISGGLQTGLSFGIKDIDDHWLRDLRFHDDIDPAPTIGATVALDYAMTPAASLYLSGSFEQVFNSRGETQEEDTEEGTRSAWQKAAAGANFQSMSISFGLKATF, encoded by the coding sequence ATGTTCTGCGATTACTTCCATTCCCTGAAGGGGTCGACGCAGCCAGCCTCGCAACGGCACGGCGACACCGGTCCATCAACACCAGTGGCTTGCGCAGCGGACAACTCTGACGCAACAAAAAGGCGATATGAGGCGAAAAAGGTCAGGCCCAAGACGGAGGCGCTAGACGAAACACGCGGTCAGTTGATGAAGCGCGTCATTACCGGATCCGCAGTCACTTCCTGTTTACTGGTGGCCACCCCATCACTGGCCGCCGCAAACAACGCTCTGTTTTCCTCCGACGACGGCAATATCGTCGTTTTCGGCGGACTCGGCCTCGCCAACATCAAGGCCCAGGAATTTGGCTATGAAGGCGACCGCAAGCTCAGCCAGCTGAACTGGGAAAGCAAGGGGATGACCCTTTTCACTGTTGGTGTGGACGCGCACATTGACAACGACTGGAGCTTGAAGGGCAACGTCGAAATCGGCACCGGCGGCAACGGTCACATGGTTGACTACGACTGGGACAGTGGCGAGCATGATGACTGGAGCGACCGCTCAATCCATCCCCTTACCGAACTCGATCACTATGTCGCCGGAGCGATCCAGTTGAACCGGATCATCTACGGAAACGAGACCAGCAGTATCGCGGTCGGCGCCGGTGTCCAATATACCGACGTCAAGTGGACCGCCTATGGCGGGTCCGGCATCTATTCGTCCAAGGGTGGCTTCCGAAACGACCCCTGGAAGGATCCAGACTGGGAAAGAGGCATCAGCTATCAGCAACGGATTCCGATTGGCTTCCTCAGCCTGAGCGGCGAATACAACTTTGGCGATCTTACCATCAGCGGCGGCCTTCAGACCGGCTTGAGCTTCGGCATCAAGGACATCGACGACCATTGGCTGAGGGATCTCCGGTTTCATGATGACATTGACCCTGCGCCGACAATCGGCGCAACTGTTGCCCTTGACTACGCGATGACGCCAGCTGCTTCGCTCTATCTGTCCGGTTCGTTCGAGCAGGTGTTTAACAGCCGCGGGGAAACGCAAGAAGAGGACACCGAGGAGGGCACACGCTCCGCCTGGCAAAAGGCCGCGGCCGGGGCAAACTTTCAGTCGATGTCAATCTCGTTCGGGCTAAAAGCCACGTTTTAA
- a CDS encoding DDE-type integrase/transposase/recombinase: protein MGFSIRTRVHYVTKHLPAGHRERPFPGKKNMPKIGGFQSFETARRTIAGFEAMLWLRKGFGFTGGWTVNHQNDLLARLFELQKVNKA from the coding sequence ATGGGCTTCTCCATCCGGACCCGGGTGCATTATGTCACCAAGCATCTTCCAGCAGGGCATCGAGAGCGACCATTTCCGGGGAAAAAGAACATGCCCAAAATCGGTGGCTTCCAATCCTTCGAAACCGCGCGGCGAACCATCGCTGGTTTCGAGGCGATGCTGTGGTTGAGGAAAGGCTTCGGTTTTACCGGTGGCTGGACTGTCAACCACCAGAACGATCTACTTGCGCGCCTCTTCGAACTCCAAAAGGTTAACAAAGCGTGA
- a CDS encoding transposase, protein MVVDSTGLKVFGEGEWLENKHKTKTKRKDGANCTLVSILSVVRLFVRSDVDDVGDPTALPGLLDQIGGPVEKFIADGAYDGTPTRDLLATRFGEIVEVIIPPPKTAVASPQSVLVPSVRDRHIAEIQTKGRMAWQKSAGYNKRSRAETQMGRWKAVIGPKLKARHFDNQKTEAKIGVRVLNRMTELGRPKFERVA, encoded by the coding sequence CTGGTTGTCGACAGCACCGGCTTGAAGGTCTTCGGCGAGGGCGAGTGGCTGGAAAACAAGCACAAAACCAAGACCAAACGCAAAGATGGCGCAAACTGCACCTTGGTCTCAATCTTGTCAGTGGTGAGATTGTTTGTCCGATCTGACGTGGATGATGTCGGCGATCCGACAGCGTTACCAGGACTTCTGGACCAGATCGGTGGCCCCGTCGAGAAGTTCATTGCCGACGGCGCCTATGATGGAACGCCAACCCGAGATCTTCTGGCGACACGCTTTGGTGAGATCGTGGAGGTCATTATCCCACCTCCCAAGACTGCCGTTGCCAGCCCTCAATCGGTGCTGGTTCCATCTGTCCGCGATCGCCATATTGCAGAAATCCAGACCAAAGGGCGGATGGCATGGCAGAAATCCGCCGGCTACAACAAGCGCAGTCGCGCTGAGACCCAGATGGGTCGATGGAAGGCTGTGATCGGGCCCAAACTCAAGGCCCGACATTTTGACAATCAGAAGACTGAAGCGAAGATTGGCGTCCGTGTTCTTAACCGGATGACAGAACTTGGCCGGCCCAAGTTCGAGCGCGTTGCATGA
- a CDS encoding Fic family protein, translating to MQDNGFLEEIMKGWLAVNSRPSAKNRIDAAWSTVYWEFVTRYLDDRFPNEWRLSAEASVALWSENHSIPSQAIVRSPKANNQLVKLPSDTSLYLLRSKDNEPAETKERLRLMPMEEAVCNLSPESWKTSATDVIAVIGSIRGTSSLLQYLLDGGRSHVGGRVAGALRHLGRERDADTIMKALDAAGYNPHEENPFDPATELVKLDVRRAQAPSATRIKNLWARMRKDALDNIGFEQLRINDRDGYIAQIDERYVADALNSLSIEGYEVSEDLIQRVQDGAWKPDEDAQDYETKNALAAKGYRLAFEEVRDDIKKILDGAPTGKLLEERHQDWFRAMFSPSVTAGIIKAHQLAGYRSHNVYLRGSSHVPLPPHAIADAMDALFESIEEEPDPRAKAVVAPFLFTYIHPFPDGNGRTARFIMNALLAECRVPWTVIPVARRDEYMDALEQASQLENIVPLTTFVSELVNAPPPEREAKIARKAS from the coding sequence TTGCAGGACAACGGCTTTCTCGAAGAGATCATGAAAGGCTGGCTGGCAGTCAATTCGAGGCCTTCCGCCAAGAATAGAATCGATGCCGCGTGGAGTACCGTGTACTGGGAATTTGTAACCCGATATCTGGATGACCGCTTCCCCAATGAATGGCGCCTCTCCGCGGAAGCATCGGTTGCTCTCTGGTCAGAAAATCACTCCATTCCGTCGCAGGCCATCGTCAGAAGCCCAAAGGCGAACAACCAGCTCGTGAAACTGCCAAGCGACACATCGCTCTATTTGCTGCGTTCGAAAGACAATGAACCGGCGGAGACGAAAGAGCGGTTGCGATTGATGCCGATGGAAGAGGCGGTCTGCAACCTGTCGCCGGAGTCCTGGAAAACATCAGCAACCGACGTCATTGCCGTTATCGGCTCGATCCGTGGAACCAGCTCGCTGCTGCAATATCTTCTTGATGGCGGACGCAGCCATGTGGGTGGCCGTGTCGCGGGAGCTCTGCGCCATCTAGGCAGGGAGCGCGACGCCGACACGATCATGAAAGCCCTGGACGCGGCCGGTTACAATCCCCACGAAGAGAACCCCTTCGATCCTGCGACCGAGCTGGTCAAACTCGATGTGCGGCGTGCTCAGGCTCCCTCCGCCACGCGCATCAAGAACCTCTGGGCGAGGATGAGGAAAGATGCGCTCGACAACATTGGATTCGAGCAACTGCGCATCAATGACCGCGACGGATACATCGCCCAGATCGACGAGCGCTATGTGGCGGACGCGCTGAACTCGCTTTCGATCGAGGGATATGAAGTGTCCGAAGATCTCATTCAGAGGGTCCAGGACGGAGCGTGGAAGCCGGACGAGGACGCACAGGACTACGAGACCAAAAACGCATTGGCCGCCAAGGGTTATCGACTGGCTTTCGAGGAAGTGCGCGACGATATCAAGAAAATCCTTGATGGCGCGCCGACCGGCAAACTGCTTGAAGAAAGGCATCAAGACTGGTTTCGCGCGATGTTCAGTCCTTCGGTCACCGCGGGTATCATCAAGGCGCATCAACTCGCCGGCTATCGTTCGCACAACGTCTACCTGCGCGGCTCTTCGCATGTCCCCCTGCCACCGCATGCCATTGCCGATGCAATGGACGCGTTGTTCGAATCCATCGAAGAGGAACCCGATCCGCGCGCGAAAGCCGTCGTCGCTCCGTTCCTGTTCACCTACATCCATCCTTTCCCCGACGGAAACGGCCGAACGGCACGCTTCATCATGAATGCTCTGCTGGCAGAGTGCAGAGTCCCCTGGACCGTCATACCGGTCGCGCGCCGGGACGAGTACATGGACGCCCTGGAACAGGCGAGCCAACTCGAAAACATCGTACCGCTGACGACGTTCGTATCCGAGCTCGTCAATGCGCCCCCTCCGGAGAGAGAGGCGAAGATTGCACGAAAAGCGTCGTAG
- a CDS encoding glycerophosphodiester phosphodiesterase family protein — protein sequence MTDLIASIMSIVLASTLVGAHSESSIIVDSATNAIAWDGAKAGLQTQNGPVQPGDEPVALSISTRCETTAKFSSNDPDDPVDGTVNQTITEWLAAGNKADWKSDFGLDGPALGDAEDEIESAGYGKDLFLTGIETKTRGIDPHRKQILPHRGMFDNSEGILENTISAAANALKYGFHGVELDLRADKNGHAWMIHDTTLGRVTGDPNNCLISDISTEEIKNMNLSIWNPITSNRTLALDRNGNPQKTEDLQSIIDYIREKKRNGDEFNVLIDPKDEGSTIAVIKMLSAPENADVRSRLGIKIYSTYVPTTDRVIAKWDKKTTNVLDALKQANVAVQPDNKLNLIPVLVTAEEVQSSHIEDDSVTQAADWLTSFDKLGDLTMVQISRLKGTATFDEMNQVTKTFQATGETFANTPLTMSYISEAFSVNGQKFYYSHQGVPITLPGRPDMDFRATFGALEPYADVLVADNPYLETLYAAGFITEGNHADYSFPIDAHYNPASIIDAPKVIIGKPSWMRKSTPASGR from the coding sequence ATGACAGATCTAATAGCGTCCATTATGAGCATAGTTCTCGCCTCAACGTTGGTTGGCGCGCATAGCGAGAGTTCAATCATTGTCGACAGTGCCACCAATGCCATCGCATGGGACGGGGCGAAGGCTGGCCTGCAAACCCAAAACGGCCCGGTGCAGCCGGGTGACGAACCCGTCGCATTATCGATTTCCACCCGCTGCGAGACGACGGCAAAATTTAGCTCCAATGATCCGGATGATCCAGTCGACGGCACCGTCAACCAGACCATCACCGAGTGGTTGGCGGCCGGCAACAAGGCCGATTGGAAATCCGACTTCGGTCTGGACGGCCCCGCTCTCGGCGACGCAGAAGACGAAATTGAAAGCGCCGGCTACGGGAAGGATCTCTTCCTGACCGGAATCGAGACCAAGACCCGCGGCATCGATCCACATCGAAAGCAAATACTACCCCACCGCGGCATGTTCGATAATTCCGAGGGCATTCTCGAAAACACCATTTCAGCCGCCGCCAACGCGCTCAAGTACGGTTTCCATGGTGTCGAACTCGATCTTCGCGCTGATAAGAACGGCCATGCCTGGATGATCCACGACACGACACTCGGGCGGGTTACCGGCGATCCGAACAATTGCCTGATTTCGGATATCTCTACCGAGGAAATCAAGAACATGAACCTCTCGATATGGAATCCCATCACTAGTAACCGCACGCTGGCACTTGACCGCAACGGCAATCCGCAAAAAACGGAGGACCTGCAGAGCATCATCGATTACATTCGTGAGAAAAAAAGAAACGGCGACGAGTTCAACGTCCTCATTGACCCCAAGGACGAGGGATCGACGATCGCAGTAATCAAGATGCTCTCGGCGCCTGAGAATGCTGACGTACGGAGCCGCCTCGGCATCAAGATCTATTCGACCTATGTGCCCACTACCGATCGCGTCATTGCCAAATGGGACAAGAAGACCACCAATGTACTTGATGCGCTGAAGCAGGCCAATGTCGCCGTCCAGCCGGACAACAAGCTCAACCTGATCCCGGTCCTCGTCACGGCCGAAGAGGTCCAGTCTTCTCACATCGAAGACGATTCAGTGACCCAGGCTGCCGATTGGCTGACCTCCTTCGACAAGCTGGGCGACCTGACCATGGTGCAAATCTCCCGCCTCAAGGGAACCGCTACCTTCGACGAGATGAACCAGGTGACCAAGACATTCCAGGCAACGGGTGAAACATTCGCCAACACGCCTCTCACGATGTCCTATATCTCCGAAGCCTTCTCCGTGAACGGTCAGAAGTTTTACTACAGCCATCAGGGCGTGCCGATCACCCTGCCCGGACGTCCCGACATGGATTTCCGTGCCACTTTCGGCGCGCTTGAGCCCTACGCCGACGTGCTGGTGGCCGACAATCCTTATCTGGAGACGCTCTATGCCGCTGGCTTTATCACCGAAGGCAATCATGCGGACTACTCTTTTCCGATCGATGCCCACTACAACCCGGCATCCATAATCGACGCACCGAAGGTTATCATTGGCAAGCCAAGCTGGATGAGAAAGTCCACGCCGGCGTCTGGTCGATAA
- a CDS encoding transposase: MPHKFNADRRDKIAKQKYQVTNWPAYNESLRQRGDLTIWVKDEALSLWTARRRTSRGGQPKYSDLAITLCLTLRVVYGLALRQTQGLMRSVAALMGFDIAVPDFSTLSRRSKGLALPSTKSEPQHQVRSIWLSTAPA, translated from the coding sequence ATGCCGCACAAGTTCAATGCCGATCGGCGGGACAAGATTGCCAAGCAGAAATATCAGGTGACGAATTGGCCGGCATATAATGAAAGCCTGCGTCAACGTGGTGATTTGACCATCTGGGTGAAGGATGAGGCCCTGTCTTTATGGACGGCGCGGAGGCGGACATCGCGGGGTGGTCAGCCGAAATACTCGGATCTGGCGATTACGTTGTGCTTGACCCTGCGCGTCGTCTACGGGCTGGCGCTACGCCAGACCCAAGGCTTGATGCGCAGTGTCGCGGCGCTGATGGGGTTCGATATTGCCGTGCCTGACTTCTCCACCCTGTCTCGCCGGAGCAAAGGGCTGGCGTTGCCGTCGACAAAGTCCGAGCCACAACATCAGGTCCGGTCCATCTGGTTGTCGACAGCACCGGCTTGA
- a CDS encoding BON domain-containing protein: MRLELELGLTYDVVKVTVLNGEVTLRGRMACPSKREAAKVTAESVRRVRRVISDISTAYYMAGSPADRWHEGCAWACRKFWRLTVC; encoded by the coding sequence ATGCGCTTGGAACTGGAACTCGGACTGACGTACGATGTCGTGAAGGTGACGGTTCTCAATGGTGAGGTGACCTTGCGCGGAAGGATGGCGTGTCCGTCGAAAAGGGAAGCAGCGAAGGTCACCGCGGAGAGCGTGCGCAGAGTGCGCAGAGTGATCAGCGACATTTCGACGGCATATTACATGGCCGGGAGCCCAGCCGATCGTTGGCATGAAGGCTGCGCATGGGCCTGTCGCAAATTTTGGCGCTTAACGGTATGTTGA
- a CDS encoding TraH family protein has protein sequence MLDAALISKCTDPSLTSAIAEQFVEAAGSPDPLAISVKSGGRLILVPKPTTADEAMEIIRQNVGQAVVRAGLTQIPVGIGVKDASELKPDLVDACENLRMGTKLFAKVMRIVAKWYGNPTAKDVLPQIFEDAVYSWKTGEFEGVQVFLAPDPDGAMKMDRVAPVERTPVANEARDEPAVSPDAEESRDAQSTGIRFDLSRIGGQK, from the coding sequence ATGCTCGACGCCGCCCTCATTTCGAAATGTACTGATCCTTCCCTCACCTCGGCTATCGCCGAGCAGTTTGTGGAAGCGGCCGGTTCCCCGGATCCGCTAGCAATTTCTGTCAAGTCGGGCGGCCGGCTGATCCTGGTGCCGAAGCCGACGACCGCGGACGAGGCGATGGAGATCATCCGCCAGAATGTCGGCCAGGCGGTCGTTCGCGCCGGGCTGACACAGATCCCGGTCGGCATCGGCGTGAAGGACGCTTCGGAACTGAAGCCTGATCTCGTTGACGCTTGCGAGAACCTGCGCATGGGAACGAAGCTGTTCGCCAAGGTCATGCGTATCGTCGCGAAGTGGTACGGCAATCCGACAGCAAAGGATGTTCTGCCGCAAATATTCGAGGATGCTGTCTATTCGTGGAAGACCGGCGAATTTGAGGGCGTACAGGTTTTTCTGGCGCCTGATCCGGACGGCGCGATGAAAATGGATAGAGTTGCGCCCGTTGAGAGAACACCCGTGGCCAATGAGGCTCGAGACGAGCCTGCCGTATCGCCAGATGCCGAGGAAAGCCGTGATGCCCAGTCAACTGGTATCAGGTTCGACCTCTCACGCATTGGTGGGCAAAAGTGA
- a CDS encoding arginase family protein: protein MFKLRLDDRVERLTTERIKLVGVPSKPLPDALKPLACLSREWCSTGDLREAGITPDKIEALIRAGVLSFGLGRESFPLVARTFYEAQFPVHAAAFPLLDWLDRPLPIDTVWIGLPLCHLTNMRHSTAIGLARVLDGLTGTGVPVLGVLPFMNPTEKCLQYLHRVHTLSFDAGKRLGILGGDHRVAWALLKAVRRSTPTGLQVRYIHIDAHHDLYGSIDHALSDDVAHSNFLLRLLAGGTIDEAILIGCRDNPAPVKQAVGRGFRVASVGDYSSVEKGARAKGYTHLSVDLDILDPSAVPDVSSPLAGGWSVDTLMTTIREILISETIDSVSLVEPGTSASSAAIANDILGALSG from the coding sequence ATGTTCAAGTTGCGATTGGACGATCGTGTCGAACGGCTGACCACTGAGAGAATTAAACTCGTGGGAGTCCCGTCAAAGCCACTTCCGGACGCATTGAAACCGCTCGCCTGTCTCTCGCGCGAATGGTGCTCGACCGGAGATCTGCGGGAGGCAGGCATAACCCCGGACAAAATCGAAGCGTTGATCAGAGCGGGAGTGCTTTCGTTCGGACTTGGGCGAGAATCTTTCCCGCTAGTAGCCAGGACGTTTTATGAGGCGCAGTTTCCGGTCCACGCTGCAGCGTTCCCCTTGCTAGATTGGCTGGACCGGCCATTGCCGATCGACACCGTTTGGATCGGACTTCCCCTCTGCCATTTGACGAATATGCGTCATTCGACAGCGATCGGGCTTGCGCGCGTGCTGGATGGATTGACCGGAACCGGCGTTCCAGTTCTTGGGGTTCTCCCGTTTATGAATCCCACCGAAAAGTGCCTTCAATATCTACATCGAGTTCACACACTTTCGTTCGATGCGGGCAAGCGCTTGGGAATACTGGGGGGCGATCACCGGGTCGCGTGGGCACTTTTGAAAGCTGTGCGGCGCTCGACACCGACCGGCCTGCAAGTAAGGTATATTCATATCGACGCACACCATGACCTGTATGGTTCGATTGACCACGCTTTATCCGACGATGTCGCTCATTCAAACTTTCTGCTGAGGCTTCTCGCCGGCGGCACTATTGATGAGGCGATTTTGATAGGATGCCGAGATAACCCGGCGCCCGTCAAGCAGGCAGTGGGACGAGGGTTCCGCGTGGCTTCGGTTGGCGACTATTCGTCGGTTGAAAAAGGCGCAAGAGCGAAAGGTTACACCCATCTGTCGGTAGACCTCGACATTCTAGATCCTTCTGCAGTTCCCGACGTATCCAGTCCTCTTGCGGGGGGATGGTCGGTTGATACCTTAATGACAACAATCAGGGAAATCCTGATAAGCGAGACTATCGACAGTGTCTCGCTTGTTGAACCAGGGACGAGTGCATCCTCGGCTGCGATAGCGAATGACATTCTTGGAGCTTTGAGCGGGTAG
- a CDS encoding DUF5615 family PIN-like protein, producing the protein MKLLIDECLHTSLVAVAQDHGYDCFHVNRLGLSGETDWDLMPRIVAEDFTFVTNNARDFRKLYAKEELHAGLVIIVSQVSPALQRELFSAVLLELAASQGIVNEVVEIAIEDGEAILTRYALPE; encoded by the coding sequence GTGAAACTCCTCATCGATGAATGCCTGCACACATCGCTCGTGGCCGTGGCGCAAGATCACGGCTACGATTGTTTTCACGTCAATCGGCTGGGCCTCAGCGGCGAGACCGATTGGGATTTGATGCCCAGGATCGTCGCGGAGGATTTCACCTTCGTGACGAACAATGCCCGTGACTTCAGGAAGCTCTATGCAAAAGAGGAGCTGCACGCCGGTCTTGTTATCATCGTTTCCCAGGTTTCACCGGCACTGCAGCGCGAACTGTTCTCGGCTGTTCTGCTAGAACTCGCCGCCTCCCAAGGCATCGTGAATGAAGTGGTCGAGATTGCCATCGAAGACGGTGAAGCCATCCTGACCCGCTATGCCCTGCCGGAATGA
- a CDS encoding IS3-like element ISRle4 family transposase (programmed frameshift) has protein sequence MKRNRFTDEQIIGILKEHEAGTPVSELCRKHGVSDASIYKWKAKYGGMEVSEAKRLKTLEDENTKLKRLLADAMLDNAALKDLFGKEVVTPAAKRKAVAHLMSHHEMSERRACKAIGFCRMTVRYETRRDDDHELRERMKALAHERRRFGYRRIHVLLRREGHLVNHKRLFRLYREEKLTVRKRGGRKRAIGTRAPMLVPMVANDRWSLDFVSDQFTDGRRLRILTVVDDCTRECLALVADTSLSGLRVARELDRIIEERGKPRMIVSDNGSEFTSNAILQWADRTKVDWHYIAPGKPIQNAFIESFNGRLRDEFLNETLFSSLAHARSALSNWRSDYNDKRPHSGLGWLTPAEFAQTLNPRRDAVLRSRNGSAPQPAATEPTTATKNRWSELKTG, from the exons ATGAAGCGCAATCGTTTCACAGACGAACAGATCATCGGCATATTGAAGGAGCACGAGGCAGGCACGCCGGTCTCGGAGCTTTGCCGCAAGCATGGCGTCAGCGATGCCAGCATCTATAAATGGAAGGCCAAGTACGGCGGCATGGAGGTGTCCGAGGCCAAGCGGCTGAAGACGCTTGAGGACGAGAACACGAAGCTGAAGCGGCTTCTGGCGGATGCGATGCTCGACAATGCTGCCTTGAAAGACCTTT TTGGGAAAGAAGTGGTGACGCCCGCGGCCAAGCGGAAAGCTGTTGCGCATCTGATGAGCCATCATGAGATGAGCGAACGGCGGGCGTGTAAAGCCATTGGTTTTTGCCGAATGACGGTCCGTTACGAGACCAGGCGCGACGATGATCATGAGCTTCGCGAGCGAATGAAGGCGTTGGCGCATGAACGTCGCCGCTTCGGATATCGACGCATTCATGTGCTGCTCCGGCGGGAGGGTCACCTCGTGAACCACAAGAGGCTCTTCCGGCTCTATCGGGAGGAGAAACTGACGGTGCGCAAGCGCGGCGGTCGCAAGCGAGCGATAGGCACGCGAGCGCCGATGCTGGTGCCGATGGTGGCCAATGATCGCTGGTCGCTAGACTTCGTGTCGGATCAGTTCACCGATGGGCGCAGGTTGCGGATTCTGACCGTCGTCGATGATTGCACGAGGGAGTGCCTGGCGCTCGTCGCCGATACATCGCTTTCCGGTCTTCGCGTCGCACGGGAGCTTGACCGGATTATCGAGGAGCGCGGCAAGCCGAGGATGATCGTCAGCGACAACGGCAGCGAGTTCACCAGCAACGCGATCCTGCAATGGGCGGACCGGACCAAGGTTGACTGGCATTACATTGCACCTGGCAAGCCGATCCAGAACGCTTTTATCGAAAGCTTCAACGGGCGGCTGCGAGACGAGTTCTTGAATGAAACTCTGTTCTCGTCGCTTGCTCACGCCCGGTCTGCGCTTTCAAACTGGCGTAGCGATTACAACGATAAACGCCCGCATTCAGGCCTTGGCTGGCTGACACCGGCCGAATTCGCTCAGACACTCAACCCGCGACGTGATGCGGTGCTGCGCAGCCGAAATGGCTCCGCACCGCAACCCGCCGCTACCGAACCAACAACAGCAACCAAAAACCGCTGGAGCGAACTCAAAACTGGATAA
- the trxA gene encoding thioredoxin, protein MATVKVDINNFQSEVLESAQPVVVDFWAEWCGPCKMIAPSLEEIAVEMEGKVKVKLNIDENPELAAQFGVLSIPTLAIFKGGEVADISFGAKPKTVLSNWISNAA, encoded by the coding sequence ATGGCTACCGTGAAAGTCGATATTAATAATTTCCAGTCGGAAGTTCTGGAATCCGCACAACCCGTCGTCGTCGATTTCTGGGCTGAATGGTGCGGCCCGTGCAAGATGATTGCGCCGAGCCTCGAAGAAATCGCCGTCGAGATGGAAGGCAAGGTCAAGGTCAAGCTGAATATCGATGAGAATCCGGAACTCGCCGCACAGTTCGGTGTGCTCTCCATTCCGACGCTTGCGATCTTCAAGGGCGGCGAAGTCGCCGATATCTCCTTCGGCGCAAAGCCGAAGACGGTTCTTTCGAACTGGATTTCGAACGCTGCCTGA